The Asticcacaulis excentricus CB 48 genome includes a window with the following:
- a CDS encoding sensor histidine kinase, whose protein sequence is MTTVRTAQTPSAVGETPRPSILIVDDRWQNLLATEALLKPLGADIVTAESGEAALSLVLERHFAIVLLDVQMPGMDGFETARLMKTRPSMQGVPIIFVTAISKEDHYATEAAAIGAVDYIFKPINPDILKSKVQVYLDLYTQRQQILQLNATLRQSNEELERFAYVCSHDMKEPVRMMNIYAGFLAEDSAEKLDEDGRRYVQYIRDNATRLNRMIGDILNFSRVGREAIEVEAVDTRRVFDEVCAGLAGVIEAQRAKVTCGALPEMHTSPTLMRVLLQNLIGNALKFQDGRRIPEIHVSARREGKAYRFDVSDNGIGIDPAYADRIFTIFQRLHSEDEFPGTGIGLSTCRKFVRLYGGEISFISTPGEGTTFSFTLPQPARL, encoded by the coding sequence ATGACGACGGTCAGGACGGCTCAGACACCATCCGCTGTGGGCGAGACGCCGCGGCCCTCTATCCTCATTGTCGATGACCGCTGGCAGAATCTTCTGGCGACCGAAGCCCTGCTAAAGCCGCTGGGGGCCGACATCGTTACCGCCGAGTCGGGCGAGGCGGCACTGAGCCTGGTGCTCGAACGCCATTTCGCCATTGTTCTGCTCGATGTGCAGATGCCCGGCATGGATGGGTTTGAAACCGCGCGTCTTATGAAGACCCGCCCTTCCATGCAGGGCGTGCCAATCATCTTCGTCACTGCGATCTCCAAGGAAGACCACTACGCCACGGAGGCGGCGGCCATCGGCGCAGTGGACTATATCTTCAAGCCGATCAATCCCGACATCCTCAAGTCCAAGGTGCAGGTCTATCTCGACCTCTACACCCAGCGGCAACAGATCCTGCAACTGAACGCCACACTTCGCCAGTCGAATGAGGAACTGGAGCGCTTCGCCTATGTCTGCTCGCACGACATGAAGGAGCCGGTGCGCATGATGAACATATATGCCGGCTTTCTGGCTGAGGATTCCGCCGAAAAGCTGGACGAAGATGGTCGCCGTTACGTGCAGTATATCCGCGACAACGCCACACGACTGAACCGCATGATCGGCGATATTCTCAACTTCTCGCGTGTGGGGCGCGAAGCCATCGAGGTCGAGGCGGTCGATACGCGGCGCGTCTTTGATGAGGTCTGCGCCGGTCTGGCCGGTGTCATCGAAGCCCAGCGGGCCAAGGTCACTTGCGGTGCGTTGCCGGAAATGCACACCTCACCCACCCTGATGCGTGTCCTGCTGCAAAACCTGATCGGCAATGCGCTGAAGTTTCAGGATGGCCGACGCATCCCGGAAATCCACGTCTCGGCCCGTCGCGAGGGCAAGGCCTATCGCTTCGACGTATCCGATAACGGCATAGGTATCGATCCGGCCTATGCCGATCGCATATTCACCATCTTTCAGAGGCTGCACAGCGAGGATGAGTTTCCGGGCACAGGCATCGGCCTTTCGACCTGCCGCAAATTCGTGCGCCTTTATGGCGGAGAGATCAGTTTTATCTCGACGCCGGGTGAAGGCACGACCTTCAGCTTCACCCTGCCGCAACCGGCCCGTCTGTAA
- a CDS encoding methionine ABC transporter permease: protein MISPDFFANIDPVEIARASGETLGMVGASLLLSLALGLPLGVWLSVTSRQGLSPNPLLYGLLSFAVNVLRSIPFVILFILLIPVTLALVGTSLGVKGAIPPLVLGAAPFLARLVESALREVDRSVIEATQALGASKRQIILHTLLPEALPGLIAAATVTAIALVSYTAMAGVVGAGGLGDLAVRYGYQRFQTDVMVVTVVLIIALVQGLQMLGDALVARVSKK, encoded by the coding sequence ATGATAAGCCCTGACTTTTTTGCCAATATCGACCCGGTGGAAATCGCCCGCGCCAGCGGTGAGACGCTCGGCATGGTCGGCGCGTCTCTGCTGCTCAGCCTCGCACTTGGCCTGCCTCTGGGTGTCTGGCTGTCGGTCACCAGCCGTCAGGGCTTAAGCCCCAATCCGCTCCTCTATGGCCTGCTTAGTTTTGCGGTCAATGTGCTGCGCTCCATCCCTTTTGTGATCCTGTTTATCCTGCTGATCCCGGTCACTCTGGCACTGGTCGGCACGTCTTTGGGCGTGAAGGGGGCCATTCCGCCTCTGGTGCTGGGGGCGGCGCCGTTTCTGGCGCGGCTGGTCGAAAGCGCCCTGCGCGAAGTCGATCGTTCGGTCATCGAGGCGACGCAGGCGCTGGGGGCCTCAAAGCGTCAGATCATCCTGCACACCCTTCTGCCCGAAGCCCTGCCGGGCCTGATCGCGGCCGCGACCGTGACGGCCATCGCGCTGGTTTCCTATACGGCCATGGCCGGTGTGGTGGGGGCGGGTGGCCTCGGCGACCTTGCCGTGCGCTATGGCTATCAACGCTTCCAGACCGATGTCATGGTGGTGACGGTGGTGCTGATCATTGCCCTGGTTCAGGGTCTGCAAATGCTGGGCGATGCGCTGGTGGCGCGCGTCTCAAAGAAATAA
- a CDS encoding response regulator, producing MTLELLLIEDNEGDVEMTRRALRTAATECRVSVAGNGAQGLECLRREGRFAEAPRPDLILLDINMPRMDGKMFLSEIKADPAFKAIPVVMFTSSESPIDIRDCYERYASSYVVKPFEGALYAETVREVVRFWGQIAKLP from the coding sequence ATGACGCTCGAACTCTTGCTGATCGAGGATAATGAAGGCGATGTCGAAATGACCCGTCGCGCTCTGCGCACGGCTGCGACCGAGTGTAGGGTTTCAGTGGCCGGCAATGGGGCGCAGGGCCTGGAGTGCCTGCGTCGCGAAGGCCGTTTCGCCGAGGCGCCTCGTCCCGACCTGATCCTGCTCGACATCAACATGCCGCGTATGGATGGCAAGATGTTCCTCAGCGAGATCAAAGCGGATCCGGCCTTCAAAGCCATTCCCGTCGTGATGTTCACCTCATCGGAGTCGCCGATCGACATCCGCGACTGCTACGAGCGCTACGCCAGCAGCTATGTCGTCAAGCCGTTTGAGGGCGCGCTTTACGCCGAAACCGTGAGAGAAGTGGTGCGTTTTTGGGGGCAAATTGCCAAGTTACCCTGA
- a CDS encoding cation:proton antiporter, whose protein sequence is MTVATPDMWAHTLETITTILSPHGPNGTYNANDFSIRFFLQIGLIILACRVVGWLGQKFLAQPQVVGEMIAGVILGPSLLGLLFPDLQGAIFPKESRNVLYVGAQLGVGLYMFLVGCTFRADHFAQKGRSAAAVSFSGITVPFLMALLITPWLLTVPGLFAEGISRFNATLFMGACIALTAFPMLARIINERGLANSSLGTLSLTAGAFDDAVSWCVLAIVLATFGGGPGIAVLAIGGGLLWTLFVVFAGKRLLAPLGRMVEDRGEMSHTVLAITLIAFATSAFVMDAVGIHAIFGGFILGTVMPRGKFTEELKKKVEPLTVILLLPMFFTYSGLNTRLDMVNNLELLLIALAILAVSILAKFGACYAAARLTGEDNRTALGIGALMNSRGLMELIIINIGLQKGIIGPALFSMLVLMAIVTTVMASPLFEAVYGRKARESGELGALPERSPD, encoded by the coding sequence ATGACCGTCGCCACACCCGATATGTGGGCTCACACGCTTGAGACCATCACCACTATCCTGTCGCCGCATGGGCCAAACGGCACCTATAATGCCAACGACTTCAGTATCCGCTTTTTTCTGCAAATCGGCCTGATCATTCTGGCGTGCCGAGTGGTGGGCTGGCTGGGTCAGAAGTTCCTGGCGCAGCCGCAGGTGGTCGGCGAGATGATCGCCGGCGTTATTCTCGGGCCATCGCTGCTGGGGCTTTTGTTTCCAGATCTTCAGGGGGCCATCTTCCCCAAGGAAAGCCGCAACGTCCTCTATGTCGGGGCGCAACTGGGCGTTGGTCTTTACATGTTCCTCGTCGGTTGCACCTTCCGCGCCGACCATTTCGCGCAAAAGGGTAGGAGCGCCGCGGCGGTCTCGTTTTCGGGCATTACGGTGCCGTTTTTGATGGCCTTGCTGATCACGCCGTGGCTTCTGACCGTGCCAGGCCTGTTTGCCGAAGGTATCTCGCGGTTCAACGCCACCCTGTTTATGGGGGCCTGTATCGCGCTGACCGCCTTCCCCATGCTGGCGCGCATTATAAATGAGCGGGGTCTGGCCAATTCCTCTCTGGGCACCTTGTCCCTGACCGCCGGTGCCTTTGATGACGCCGTGTCCTGGTGCGTGCTGGCCATTGTGCTGGCCACGTTTGGCGGCGGGCCGGGCATTGCTGTGCTGGCCATTGGGGGCGGCCTGTTGTGGACCCTGTTCGTCGTGTTCGCCGGTAAGCGCCTGCTGGCACCGTTGGGGCGCATGGTAGAAGACCGCGGCGAGATGAGCCACACGGTGCTAGCCATCACCCTGATCGCCTTTGCCACATCGGCCTTTGTGATGGACGCGGTGGGCATCCACGCCATCTTCGGGGGCTTCATTCTGGGCACGGTCATGCCGCGCGGCAAGTTCACCGAAGAATTGAAAAAGAAGGTCGAGCCGCTGACGGTCATCCTGCTCTTGCCGATGTTCTTCACCTATTCGGGGCTGAATACGCGCCTCGACATGGTCAATAATCTCGAACTGCTGCTGATCGCTCTAGCCATTCTGGCCGTGTCGATTCTCGCCAAGTTCGGGGCTTGCTATGCCGCCGCGCGCCTGACCGGCGAAGACAATCGCACGGCGCTGGGCATCGGCGCGCTGATGAATTCCCGCGGGTTGATGGAGCTGATCATTATCAATATCGGCCTGCAAAAGGGTATTATCGGGCCGGCCCTGTTCTCGATGCTTGTGCTTATGGCCATTGTTACCACTGTCATGGCCTCACCGCTGTTCGAAGCCGTCTATGGCCGCAAAGCCCGCGAAAGCGGAGAGCTTGGGGCTCTGCCGGAGAGGTCGCCGGACTAA
- a CDS encoding PIN domain-containing protein translates to MYLLDTPIVMELRKAKAGDTDPGLTRWALGIGRQHLFLSVLSLLEIETSVAAAEKRDSESGRLLRQWLDDQVPRAFENHILPIDAAVARRRAALNMSDSRDALMAATAAVHGLTLVTPSPAAFKAGKVKTFNPFGYTPEEADTSADWREASRSGPQWFRNLFVRF, encoded by the coding sequence ATGTACCTCCTCGACACCCCCATCGTTATGGAACTGCGCAAGGCCAAGGCCGGTGACACCGATCCCGGCCTGACGCGCTGGGCGTTGGGGATCGGGCGTCAGCACCTGTTTCTGTCGGTGCTCAGCCTGCTGGAGATAGAAACCAGTGTCGCGGCCGCCGAAAAGCGGGACTCCGAAAGCGGGCGTCTGCTGCGCCAATGGCTGGACGACCAGGTGCCGCGCGCTTTTGAAAACCACATTCTGCCCATAGATGCAGCGGTGGCCCGACGCCGGGCGGCCCTGAATATGAGCGATTCCCGCGATGCGCTGATGGCCGCAACCGCCGCCGTGCACGGCCTGACGCTCGTTACCCCCTCACCGGCAGCCTTCAAGGCGGGCAAGGTCAAGACCTTCAACCCGTTCGGCTATACGCCCGAAGAGGCCGACACCTCCGCCGACTGGCGCGAAGCCTCACGCTCCGGCCCGCAATGGTTCCGCAACCTGTTTGTCAGATTTTGA
- a CDS encoding MetQ/NlpA family ABC transporter substrate-binding protein, whose amino-acid sequence MLSRRHLILTGVAASALAACGKPATKGNVLSVAATAVPHAEILKVITPDLAAKGITLDVKVFNDYVQPNLQVDQGLIDANYFQTLPYLDSFNKERGTKLVTVVGVHVEPFGGYSRKHKVIADLPQGAVIAVPNDASNTGRALILLHKNGLITLKDPSNINATLKDIAGNPKGFAFKELESPSLPRVLPEVDLALINTNYALDAKLDPKKDALIIEGSDSPYINYLVARSDETDDPRIRALAEALTSQKVKDFIAKTYNGAVIPAF is encoded by the coding sequence ATGTTGTCTCGTCGTCATCTTATCCTGACCGGTGTCGCCGCCTCCGCTCTGGCCGCCTGCGGCAAACCGGCCACGAAGGGCAATGTCCTCAGCGTCGCCGCCACCGCCGTGCCGCACGCGGAAATCCTCAAGGTCATCACCCCTGATCTGGCGGCGAAGGGCATCACGCTCGATGTCAAGGTTTTCAACGACTATGTGCAGCCGAACCTTCAGGTCGATCAGGGCCTGATCGACGCCAACTATTTCCAGACCCTGCCCTATCTCGACTCGTTCAATAAAGAGCGCGGCACTAAACTGGTCACCGTGGTCGGCGTGCATGTCGAGCCCTTCGGCGGTTATTCGCGCAAACATAAGGTGATTGCCGATCTGCCGCAGGGCGCGGTCATCGCCGTCCCCAATGATGCCTCGAACACCGGGCGCGCCCTGATCCTGCTGCACAAAAACGGACTGATTACACTGAAAGATCCCAGCAACATCAATGCGACTTTGAAAGACATCGCCGGTAACCCTAAGGGCTTTGCGTTCAAGGAGCTGGAATCGCCGTCCCTGCCTCGCGTCCTGCCGGAAGTTGATCTGGCCCTGATCAACACCAACTACGCGCTGGACGCCAAGCTGGACCCCAAGAAAGACGCCCTGATCATCGAAGGGTCTGACAGCCCGTACATCAACTATCTGGTGGCGCGCTCCGATGAGACAGACGACCCGCGTATCAGGGCGCTAGCCGAGGCCCTGACCTCACAAAAGGTTAAGGACTTCATCGCTAAAACGTATAATGGCGCGGTCATTCCGGCGTTTTAG
- a CDS encoding methionine ABC transporter ATP-binding protein, protein MVSDVHNPASVIGLRGVTRRFVSKGAVQAALDGVDLDIARGEVFGIIGPSGSGKSTLIRLLNRLETPSEGRVEVNGVDLSGLDARALSALRHKMGMIFQSFGLLSSKTALQNVTYALELAGTGTPASRRQRALDLLDRVGLSAHAQKYPAQLSGGQKQRVAIARALANAPDILLCDEATSALDPEATQGILTLVAELNRELGLTIVLVTHEMEVVRQVCDRVAVLDHGRLAEVGAVEQVLFAPVSAAGRALSKHILPPPPDGVGEGAVTLTYFGEVVYSDALSAAVHGLQARFSVLSGQVSHLKSGPYGHMIVDMAGPDRAEALARLRARGVSVTEAAK, encoded by the coding sequence ATGGTTTCAGATGTGCACAATCCGGCTTCGGTCATCGGCTTACGCGGCGTGACCCGGCGTTTCGTCTCCAAGGGCGCCGTTCAGGCGGCTCTTGATGGCGTCGATCTCGATATCGCACGCGGCGAGGTGTTTGGCATTATCGGCCCGTCGGGGTCCGGCAAATCGACCCTGATCCGCCTGCTCAACCGGCTGGAAACGCCCAGCGAAGGCCGGGTGGAGGTCAATGGCGTCGATCTCAGCGGTCTAGATGCGCGCGCCCTGTCGGCCCTGCGGCACAAGATGGGGATGATTTTTCAATCGTTCGGCTTGTTGTCGAGCAAGACAGCCCTGCAAAACGTCACCTATGCGCTGGAGCTGGCTGGGACGGGCACCCCCGCCAGCCGCCGGCAGCGCGCGCTTGACCTGCTCGATCGCGTTGGCCTCAGCGCCCACGCGCAGAAATACCCGGCGCAGCTTTCGGGCGGCCAGAAGCAGCGCGTGGCCATTGCCCGCGCGCTTGCCAATGCACCGGACATCCTGCTGTGCGACGAAGCAACTTCGGCGCTCGATCCGGAGGCGACGCAAGGCATACTGACGCTTGTGGCCGAACTGAACCGCGAACTGGGCCTAACCATCGTGCTGGTGACGCATGAGATGGAGGTGGTGCGTCAGGTGTGCGACCGCGTGGCCGTGCTCGATCACGGGCGGCTGGCTGAGGTCGGTGCGGTCGAACAGGTGCTGTTCGCCCCGGTGAGCGCCGCCGGTCGCGCCCTGTCCAAACACATTCTGCCGCCACCGCCCGACGGGGTGGGGGAAGGCGCGGTCACCCTGACCTATTTCGGCGAGGTGGTCTATTCCGACGCCCTGTCAGCGGCCGTGCATGGGCTTCAGGCGCGCTTCAGCGTCCTGTCCGGGCAGGTGTCGCACCTCAAATCCGGTCCCTATGGCCATATGATCGTCGACATGGCCGGACCGGACCGCGCCGAAGCGCTGGCGCGTCTGCGGGCGCGCGGCGTCAGCGTGACGGAGGCGGCCAAATGA
- a CDS encoding response regulator has product MLDCEARQRTATPAPAPLKVLVVDDNQASALTLSWAIESWGDIVRTCFDGLSAIDTARSFHPDVVLLDLGMPEIDGLSVARALRIDPSTRRCKIIAQTGWGDSARRRETAEAGFDLHLVKPIDFNVLQEMFELFRLMPSR; this is encoded by the coding sequence ATGCTTGACTGTGAAGCGCGTCAGCGCACCGCTACCCCCGCGCCCGCCCCCCTGAAGGTGCTGGTCGTGGACGACAATCAGGCCTCGGCGCTGACATTAAGCTGGGCCATCGAGTCGTGGGGCGATATAGTGCGGACCTGTTTCGACGGCCTAAGCGCAATAGACACGGCGCGCAGCTTTCATCCTGACGTCGTGCTGCTAGATCTGGGGATGCCGGAAATTGACGGGTTAAGCGTGGCGCGCGCCTTGCGGATCGATCCAAGCACGCGCCGCTGCAAGATCATTGCCCAGACCGGCTGGGGTGATTCTGCGCGCCGTCGCGAAACCGCCGAAGCCGGTTTTGACCTGCATCTGGTCAAACCTATTGACTTTAACGTCTTGCAGGAGATGTTTGAACTGTTCCGCCTGATGCCCAGCCGGTAA
- a CDS encoding tryptophan halogenase family protein, with the protein MTGKRRLLILGGGTAGWLAAAYLARYFDLNRQPRLELVLVESPEINSVGVGEGTFPTIRQTLKFIGIDEARFMRRTTATFKQGIRFADWVKTPVNGQHSHYFHPFEAPYYTEGEGLVPYWLLQDEATRKPFAEAVTFQKRVAEARRAPKRPHEGDFAGPLNYAYHFDAYQLAEVLAERAVALGVLHKPARLDGVVLDHTGQIDHIVADGEVLRADLYIDCSGFRAELIGKALGSPFRSVRDTLFTNKALACKAPYERPDTPIESYTVATGHSAGWTWDIGLVGQRGIGYTYSTDHTSDDEAEATLHRYVGSKAPLNLREIAFEPGYRERPWIGNCVAVGLAGGFMEPLESTGIVMIEVAVAMIAELFPHAGPIDAPARRFNALMTARYEHIVNFLKLHYALSRRSEAFWRDNADPQTWPDRLRELLDQWRYRPPSRFDFLIDVETFAFFNYQYILYGMGYRTDLSGARDQFPHVEDANRTFAKIHNFGERATLDLPPHRTLIRQIYAEGFAESA; encoded by the coding sequence ATGACGGGCAAGCGCAGACTATTGATCCTGGGGGGCGGTACGGCCGGATGGCTAGCCGCGGCCTATCTGGCGCGTTATTTCGACCTCAATCGTCAGCCGCGCCTTGAGCTCGTGCTGGTGGAGTCACCGGAGATCAACAGTGTCGGCGTCGGTGAAGGCACCTTCCCCACCATCCGCCAGACGCTGAAATTCATCGGCATCGACGAAGCAAGGTTTATGCGGCGCACCACCGCCACCTTCAAACAAGGAATCCGTTTTGCCGACTGGGTAAAGACCCCGGTCAACGGGCAACATTCGCACTATTTCCACCCGTTTGAAGCCCCCTATTATACCGAAGGCGAAGGGTTGGTCCCTTACTGGCTGTTGCAGGACGAAGCGACGCGCAAGCCCTTTGCGGAGGCCGTGACTTTTCAGAAGCGTGTGGCCGAGGCGCGGCGCGCACCCAAACGCCCGCACGAAGGCGATTTCGCTGGCCCGCTCAACTATGCCTACCATTTCGACGCGTATCAGTTGGCCGAGGTGTTGGCCGAACGCGCCGTCGCCTTGGGGGTGTTGCATAAGCCGGCGCGGCTCGATGGGGTGGTGCTGGACCACACGGGGCAGATCGACCACATCGTCGCCGACGGCGAGGTGCTCAGGGCGGACCTCTATATCGACTGTTCGGGCTTTCGGGCCGAACTGATCGGCAAGGCGCTGGGCTCGCCCTTCCGTTCCGTACGCGACACGCTGTTCACCAATAAGGCGCTGGCGTGCAAGGCACCCTATGAACGCCCGGATACCCCCATCGAAAGCTATACGGTGGCCACGGGCCACTCGGCAGGCTGGACTTGGGATATCGGCCTCGTTGGGCAGCGCGGCATCGGCTACACCTACTCGACCGACCACACCAGCGACGATGAGGCTGAAGCGACGCTGCACCGTTATGTGGGCAGCAAAGCCCCGCTAAACCTGCGCGAGATTGCGTTTGAGCCCGGCTACCGCGAGCGTCCGTGGATCGGCAACTGCGTGGCGGTGGGTCTGGCGGGTGGCTTTATGGAGCCGCTGGAATCGACCGGCATCGTAATGATCGAGGTCGCCGTGGCCATGATCGCCGAACTGTTCCCTCATGCCGGCCCTATCGATGCCCCGGCACGGCGTTTCAACGCCTTGATGACGGCGCGTTACGAGCATATCGTCAATTTCCTCAAGCTGCACTACGCGCTGAGCCGCCGCAGCGAGGCCTTCTGGCGGGACAATGCCGATCCGCAGACTTGGCCCGACCGATTGCGCGAGTTGCTGGACCAGTGGCGTTACCGGCCGCCAAGCCGGTTCGATTTTTTGATCGACGTCGAAACCTTCGCCTTCTTCAACTATCAGTACATTCTCTACGGGATGGGCTACCGGACCGACCTCAGCGGGGCGCGCGACCAGTTCCCGCATGTGGAGGACGCCAACCGGACCTTTGCCAAGATCCATAACTTCGGCGAACGCGCGACGTTGGACCTGCCCCCGCACCGCACCCTGATCCGACAAATTTACGCCGAGGGCTTTGCAGAGTCAGCGTAG
- a CDS encoding type II toxin-antitoxin system Phd/YefM family antitoxin yields MTTFSSREFNQDVGSAKRAALSEPVFITDRGKPTHVLLSFEAYRGLSGQTETLVDLLALSEGVPIDLDAARAGDGWDRQGTV; encoded by the coding sequence GTGACGACCTTTTCCAGCCGGGAATTCAATCAGGATGTCGGCAGCGCCAAACGCGCCGCCCTGTCCGAACCCGTGTTTATCACCGACCGGGGCAAGCCGACTCACGTCCTTTTGAGCTTTGAGGCCTATCGCGGCCTATCGGGTCAGACAGAGACCCTGGTCGATCTGCTGGCGCTCAGCGAAGGGGTGCCGATTGACCTCGACGCCGCCCGCGCCGGGGATGGCTGGGACCGTCAGGGAACTGTTTAA